The genomic region GAGGACAAGAAGAAGTATATATATTTGATTCTCtttgttttatttgaatttttgtgATAATGGTTGCATTATAAATATTGTTTTGTTTTGGAAAAATAAAGGAAGCAGAAAATTGTGCGTGCGAGTTTAATGAAGTCGATAATGAGGTATGGTGGCGGTGATTCTAGACCTTTAGGTAGTGATCAAGTTGTTTTTTTAATCCGTGGATATATATGCATTTTTTCTAATATATAATAGGCAAAATATAAATGTTTGCCTTATTAATGCCCTTGATTAAATTGGTGAGTGTTAGTTATGGTGATTGTTATGCATTTTGCTCAAAAAATTAGTTGTTTCAATCCTATAATTGTGGATATTGATGAAGTGTTTTAGCCTTTTTTGTTTAATAATTGAGCTGGATGAGGTACTATTTCTTTGTCTTCTCTTAGAAATATGTAAATCTAGACTTGGATTTCATTATTTGCTTGAAACTCAATATGCAAATTCATAACAGAAAGTACTTATGTAGAACATTTTGGAAGTAGAATTTTCAAATATCTTAAATTACCATTTAAATGGCAATATATCtttgaatatttttattatagACATAGTGTTGATAACAAGAAGCTGTTGTAGATGTTGACTTACCAAAGTTAGTGTATTCTTAAAGACCTGAGTAGTATTATGTGGTGCCCAAAATAACACATCGAATAGTATGGAAACCTTTTGGTCTTATGGCTAAATATGAGTAAAAGTGAAAATTTCGTTTAATCTTTCGAGTTAGATTACTTGTAATtatccatcaaggccaaaagaatATCTGACAAccttgatgatgacaaacatttgatTGAGTATATTAATTATATATTCCAGGTGTTTCAGAAAAGTCTTAATAGAATCTAAATTTCAATAAGAAACATATCAAGAAAATAAGTATTGATTGTGATATATTCTTACCAAAATATAAAAGCAACGACAAAAAAAGATTTTATGAGATCAAATTCGATATTAAAGAAGGATGATTCACTCTTGAAGATTAACCTTCACTGTATAACTGGCAATCCTCCAAAGATGAATTCAAGAAAAAAGAAGCAATTAAGGATCTCAATTAGCAATCTATGATTCAAGCAAAATAGCACATGATTGATATGtttccataaaaaaaatattaggtaTCACTCTTTAAAGTTTTTGAGCTAGCATTTGACAAATGGCTATGTATCGTGCCATTGTGTTTATGCTTTTTAAGCATTGGCAACAGCAAAGTGAAGGATCTTGGTTCAATTTACTTATAGCCATATAAGTGAAAGTGTGATAAGTGAGTAATTATTCCTGAGGTATCATTTCTTTGATTTGTTGTTAGTTTTTATATGATAAGTTGTTAGAAAGCTTAaaatgtttgccttttgcttatattGTGATAACTAGTTACTTATGTTATATCTGTTTTCAGATCCTGATGCTGGTGCTACTGCAACCGATGGAGATGATGTTGCTGGCCTAAATGGAGCTACTGTTATTGCTGATGATGGAGCTACTGCTGACACTATTGCTGCTACTACTGACAACAGATCTGGTGTAAATATTCGTAGATTTGAGAGAAGAAGGGAAATTGGAATAGACAGGGGCAGAAGAAAGGGTAGAGAAATAACTGCTGTTGTTGCATTTTCACAACCACTCCCTACCACATTTGCTGCTGCATCTTCACAACTGCTACCCACTACACCTGTTGCTGCCTCTTCTCAACCACCTTTCACAGTTGCTACTTCAGATTCTCAGGCTCCAACTATAGCTACTGGTGCAGCAGATTTTAAGTCTCCTATTATAGCACCTCCTATTGCATCTTCCTAGCCTCTCCAACCTGTTGCAGTTGTATATTTTTAGCAACTACCTAGAGCATCTTCTCAAGTTTTACCAAAGACAAAGGTGTTTGGTGTGAGAAAGAGTGGGTGGCTCAAGTTAGGAGTGAGGAAGCCAACAGGACAACCAAATCTACATATTAACCTAACTGAAGACTAAGCATCATTACAATTAGAGT from Arachis ipaensis cultivar K30076 chromosome B02, Araip1.1, whole genome shotgun sequence harbors:
- the LOC110268661 gene encoding uncharacterized protein LOC110268661; translation: MASKHILKELKNLQKDHPTSYSADPDAGATATDGDDVAGLNGATVIADDGATADTIAATTDNRSGVNIRRFERRREIGIDRGRRKGREITAVVAFSQPLPTTFAAASSQLLPTTPVAASSQPPFTVATSDSQAPTIATGAADFKSPIIAPPIASS